The sequence CGAGTGACCCGCCCTGAGGCTCACACTTTGAACTGGCGCAGCTGGTGGGACAGTTCGTCGGTGACGCCCTGTACCGACTGACTGGCACTGGCATTGCTTTCGTTGGCTTTGACCGACGCCTCGGCCAGTTCGGCAATGTTATTGATGTTTTGATTGATCTCGCTGGTCACCTGACTCTGCTGGCGGGTGGCGGCGGCAATCTGCATGTTCATGTCACCTATGGTGGCGATGCGGTCGAGCACCTGGTTGAGGGTGTCACCTGCCGCATCCGTCTGGCTGGCCAGGTGTTGGAACTGCTCCTGAGCGGAGCTGGCCGAATCGGTGACCTGGGCGACGCCGGACTGGATGCTGGTGATGATGGCGGCAATCTCATCGGTGGAGCTCTGGGTACGGCTGGCCAGGGCCCGCACCTCATCGGCCACCACCGCAAAGCCCCGGCCATGTTCACCGGCCCGGGCGGCTTCGATGGCGGCATTCAGCGCCAGCAGGTTGGTTTGCTCGGCGATGCCACGGATGGTGTCGAGGATGCCGCCAATCTGGGCGGAGTCTTTGGCCAGGGTGTCGGCGGTATTGCCGGTTTGGCCAATGCCGTCGGAGACTTCCTGGAGCAGGGTGCGGTTCTGCTGCATGGCATCCCGGCATACCCCGACCTGCTGCTGGGTCTGGGCGGCGGTGTCCGAGGCCTGAGCGGTGTTGCCGGCCACCTCTTCGGTGGCGGCCAGCATTTCGGTGACCGCCGAGGCCACCGAGTGGGCTTCCTGGTTCATCGCCCCGGCGGTCTGGTTGGACTGAGCCACAGTGGTGTCCAGCTGCTGGGCGCTGGCACTGAGGTCGGCCACATCCTTATTGACCACCTTGATGAGACCGGCAATCTTGGCGGTGAACTCATTGAAGCTGGTGGAGAAGCGGGCAACCTCATCCCGGCCTCTGTCGTCCAGCCTCTGGGTCAGGTCACCGTCACCCCGGGCGATCTCCTCCATGGTGAGGATCGCTTGCGTCAAAGGCGCAGTAATGGACTGATTCAGCAACAGGAAGATTCCCATGACCGGGCCGGCCAGCAGCACCAGGAAGATGGCGTAATCCCACATCACCTCAGTCATCTGGGCATCGACGCGGCGGGAGTCGCCCACCAACAGCCATTGATTGTCTATGGGAAAGAGCCACAGGGTCACCTCTGAACGCTCCATGGTCTGCAAAGTGCCGCGGGGAATCTGGCTCAGGGTGCCGGGCGCGGGCAGCAATCGGCTGAGTTCACCGTCGCTGCGCTTGAGGCTGCCACTGTCTAAGGCAACCAGGTTGAGTTCCTGAGGCAGGGCGAGAGCGTCGCTCCAGTCGCTCTGACCGCTGGCCAGAGAGCTCAATGCCTGGCCCATATGCTCGGTGGACAGTTCGGCGGCATGGTGGAGTTCGCTCTTTTGCTGAGAGAGGCTGAACCAGGTGTAGGCCAGGGTGGCACTGCCGGCCATGGCGAGCAGCAGCAACAGGCGCAGTGAGATGGAGAGGCGGCGAAGAGTGTGTAACATAGCTTACTTCCAGAAGCCTAAAGCGTTGTTTCTAAAGCCATGGGAGTGCCACGGCCATCCTTGTCCGTAAGTTGCAAAAATGGGGTTCATCGCAACGTGGCGCTAACAATAACAAAAAAAGGCGGCCCGGGGGCCGCCTTTTTGAATTGTGATCGAAACTTTATTGCTGGGTTTCGGCTTCTGTGAACACACCCGCAAAAAGGGCGGAGGAGAGGTAGCGTTCGGCAGAGGAGGGCAGGATAACCACAATGGTTTTCTCTTTCAGCTCAGGCTGTTCCTCCAGCAGTTTGTTGACGGCCACCACGGCGGCTCCGGAGCTGATGCCGGCGAGGATGCCCTCTTCTTCCATCAGGCGGCGGGCCATGGCGATGGCGTCGTCGTTGGACACGCTGATCACCTTATCCACCATCTCCAGGTCCAGGTTGCCGGGGATGAAGCCGGCACCGATGCCCTGAATCTTGTGAGGACCAGGCTTGAGCTCTTCGCCTGCCTTGGCCTGGGCAATTACCGGAGAATCCTCAGGCTCAACGGCCACGCTCAGCACCTGCTTACCCTTGTTCAGCTTCAGGTAGCGGCTGGTGCCGGTGATGGTGCCGCCGGTGCCCACGCCAGCAACGAACACGTCTACTTCGCCGTCGGTGTCTTCCCAGATCTCGGGGCCGGTGGTCTGCTCGTGGATCGCCGGGTTGGCGGGGTTGTCGAACTGTTGCAGCAGCACGTAACGCTCAGGATCGCTGTCGCGAATCTCTTCCGCCTTGGCAACGGCGCCCTTCATGCCCTTGGCACCCTCGGTCAGCACCACATTGGCACCCAGGGCCTTGAGCAGCTTACGGCGCTCCAGGCTCATGGTGTCGGGCATGGTCAGGGTCAGTTTGTAACCGCGGGAGGCGGCAACGAACGCCAGGGCGATGCCTGTGTTACCGGAAGTCGGCTCGATGATCTCGCTGTCCTTGGTGAGCACGCCGCGCTTTTCGGCGTCCCAGATCATGCTGGAGCCGATACGGCACTTTACGCTGAAGCTGGGGTTGCGGGCCTCGATCTTGGCCAGAACATTCCCGTCGGTGACCCGGTTCAGGCGAACCAGAGGGGTTTGACCGATGGAGAGAGAGTTGTCGTCAAAAATTTTAGCCATCCTGTGATGCTCCGTGCTTGCTCGCAATATTGCTGGGGTAGCAGTAATAGTAGCCAGCATATCGGGGTTTTGCGTTGGTGGAAGGTACGGTTCGTTATCCTATATTCCTGAATGGAATAACGGTTGCCCTATTTGTGTATATGAGATGGAAATGGATGATTTCCATCAAATTGTGATAACGTCACGCCATAGGAATTCAGGTAGATAAGGATTGTTGTGAGTCAGCACGCCGACCCCCGCACCATCATTACTCCCTACGCCTTCAATATTGCCCCCAAACTGCTCAACCGGCCCCTGGCTTCACCCTGGCGACGTGGCCTGGCCATCGCCATCGATCTTTTGATGGTGGCCATATTGGCGGAGTTGCCGGGCGATCTGCTGCTGGCCATTGTCCTGGCGGTGGGGTGGATACGTCTTCGGGGTTACCGCATCAAGGGTAAATTGCAGACCGGCATCTTCATCGGTTTCGGTCTCTGGCTGTTGTTTGCCATGATCAACGCCACCATCCAGGGCTGGCCGGAAGACACCCCGTCGGTGGCCGAACCCAGGGTCGAGGTGGAGCAGTCCGTCGAGCTCGATGGCATCTGCGCCGAAGGGGATGTGGGCTGTGTGCTCAGGGTGATTGGTGATGTCACCGCCAAGGTGGTGGGGGAGGAGTTCACCACAGAACAGCAGATGAGCGACTACCTGATGGAGCGCTACGGCCTGACCGAGGCCCAGGCTCAGCAGGTGGCCGCAGACATCATGAGTGGCGACGATGAGCCCGCCGATACCCCGGCCAGGGAAACCTCGAGCCCAGAGGTGGCGGTCGATGACGCCACCCAGACATTGGAGCACGCCCCGCCCCAGACGGATGAGGTGGTGGATGCCCTGGGCACCGCGCTGGAGAAACAGGCCGAGGCCGAAGACTTCGAGGCGGATCAGGAGCCGGAGCGGTTCAGCATCATTGGCGTGGTTAAGGGGATCATCGAAGATCTTGGGCTTGGCCTGGGTTGGGCGTCCGTGTACTTCACCGTGTTTACCGCCTGGTTTCATGGCCAGACCCTGGGCAAGAAGCTGCTGGCGATTCGGGTGATACAGCTGGACAACACCCCTTTGAGCCTGTGGGAGGCCTTTGGTCGCTATGGCGGCTACGGCGCCGGCCTGACCACTGGGCTGATGGGCTTTTTGCAGATATTCTGGGATCCCAACCGACAGGGGATCCACGACAAGATCTCTTCCACCGTGGTGGTTGACCTGCGTGCCAAGGCGAGAAAACGAGCCCGGGCGGAACGCAATAAAATAATGGCAAATCAAAAGGAACTGAATGAATGAGAGTGCTGGTCGTTGAAGACAGCGCCACTGTGGCCAAGGTCTTATTGCACCTGTTTCAACAGGAGCCGGGGATTGAAGTGGACCTGGCAAAGGATTTTGCCACTGCCAGGGAGTTGATGGAGCACAACCAATACTTTGCGGCCCTGTGTGACCGTTGCCTGCCGGACGCCCCCAATGGGGAGGTGATCGAGTGGTCCCTGGCCAAGGGGCTGCCCACCATAGTGTTGACCGCCCAGATGGACGAAGGGGAGCGTAACCGCCTTCAAGGGCTCGGGGTGGTGGATTACGTCATCAAGGAGAACCGTTTCTCCTATCAGTACGCGGTGAATCTGGTCAGCCGCCTGAATCGCAACCAGGCCTACCGGGTATTGGTGGTGGACGACTCTCAGGTGGCTCGCAAGCAGGTTAAGGATCTGCTGGCGCGTCACCTGTTTCAGGTGGTCGAGGCGGACAGTGCCGACTCTGCCCTGATGCTGCTGGCCACCAACGAATTCAAGCTGATGATCACCGACTACGAGATGCCGGTGATGAATGGCGTCGAACTGGTGTGCCGGGTTCGCGAGCGCCCGGGGGGCGATCAGCTCTCCATCGTCGGCCTGTCCGGCCAGGAGGAGGTGTCCGCTAAGTTCATCAAATATGGCGCCAATGATTTCTTGCGTAAGCCCTTCTTTGCCGAAGAGTTCTATTGCCGAATCAACAACCTGATTAAGGCCTGGGAGCTCAATCAGCAGCTGTGGCAACGGGCCAACCTGGATTACCTTACCGGCGTGGCCAACCGGCGTTATCTGATGTCCCAGTTGGAGGACGCTCGTACCCAGGCGGGGCAGAACAACCAGAACCTGAGTCTGGCCCTGCTGGATGTGGACAGATTCAAGGCGATCAATGACCAGCATGGTCACCAGATGGGGGATCGGGTGCTGCAAGTTCTGGCTCGCGAGCTGAGTCAGAGCCTGGAGCGCTTTGTCATCGGCCGGGTGGGCGGCGAAGAGTTTGCGGTGGTGATGCCGGGGCTCAATGGCGACCAGGCCTGGCGGTTGATTGAGGCGGTGCGCCGCAAGCTGACCTCGACCCCCCTGGATCTGGGGGATCAAAAGCTGGCGGTCAGCTTCAGTGCCGGCCTGTGCCAGGCGGCGCCGGAGGATCACACCGATGAGCTGCTGCGACGGGCCGATGAGGTGCTGTATCAGGCCAAGGAAGCGGGGCGTAACCTGGTGCTGCTCGAGGAGGATCAGTGACCCCAGAGGTCTGCGCCACCCTGGAGCTGGCCCTGGGCCAGCTCGGTCTGACTGCCCATGAGGTCAATCAGCTCGCCCAAGCCGGCAAGCTGCGTCGGCTTCGGCCAGGGGAGACCCTGTCGGAGCAGGGCAGGGTGCCTGGCCAGTTTCATCTGCTGGTGGAGGGGCTGTGTCATGGGGTATATCACACCGAATCTGGCCGTCACTACAGCAAGGAGTTTTACTGGGAGGGAGACTGGGTCATAGGTTATGAGAGCCTGCTCGATGGCATACCGCTGCCCTTCGAGTTTCAGGCCATTACAGACTCGACCCTGATGGCCCTGCCTCTCGACCAATTGTCTCAGTGGCGTAATCAGAGACACCTGGCCTATCTGACCCTGCTGGAGACCCAACTGCTGTTCAAGGAGCGCAAAGAACGCCTGCTGCTGCTCAGCACCCCAGAGCAGCGCTATCGTCACTTCTGTGAGCACTATCCCCAGCTGCTTCAGCGGCTGGCGGACTACCAGATTGCCGCCTATCTGGGGATCACCCCCATCAGCCTCAGCCGGATAAAGAGCCGACTTAACAAAGGTTAATTACCTTGGGGCTGAAACTCAGTAAAGTAGCCGCCATTAGAGATTTACCGAGGCTCCTTCATGCTCACCTGGCAGTTACTTACCTTCGACCAACTTTCCAACAACGCCCTCTACGATCTGATTAAGCTCAGGATCGACATCTTCGTGGTGGAGCAGAATTGCCCCTACCCGGAGCTGGACAACAAGGATCGCCTTCCCGGGGTGTACCACCTGCTGGGCTATGAGGACGACACCCTGGTGGCCTGTGCCCGCCTGTTGCCGGCGGGGGTCAGTTTCGACGCAGTCAGCATCGGCCGGGTGGCGATGGCCATGAGCCAGCGTGGCAGCGGAGCTGGCCACAGGCTGATGGACGAGGCGCTGACTCAGTGCCAGCGACTCTGGCCAGGTGAAGCCATAGAGATTGGCGCCCAGGAGCATCTGCAAGGTTTCTATGGCCAACATGGGTTCAAGGCATTTTCCGAGGTGTACCTGGAAGATGGCATTCCCCATGTGGATATGCGCCGGGTCGCCCGGTGATCTCCAGTAATCGTGCCCTGTGGTTGCTGATAGGCGGTAACCTGGCGGCGGCGTTGTCCGATGTGGCGGTCAAATGCCTGAACGGCGAGGTGCCTCCTTTTCAGTACCTGTTTATTCGCCAACTGATCGCCACCCTGGTGTTGTTGCCACTGTGGCTGAAACTGACGCCGGCCGGCCGCCAACCCGGCCCCTGGGGCATCGCCCTGTTGCGCTCTCACCTGATTCTGGTGGGGGCCGCCTGCATGGTGGTGGCGGTGACCCATCTGCCCCTGGCCACCGCCAACGCGGTATTCTACGCCGCGCCGCTGCTGATGCTGCCCCTGTCGGTGTGGATCCTGGGGGAGCGGCCCTCAATGAATCGGGTGCTGGCCACGCTGCTGGGGTTTGCCGGCGTCCTGCTGGTGCTGCGCCCCTCCCAGTTTCACTGGGCGGCCGTGTTTGCCTGTGGCACCGCCATCACTCTGGCGCTGTTTAACCTGTTGGTGCGTAAGTTGCCCAAGGGCCAGTCGCCGGTGGCCACGGTGTTCTGGACCAATCTGCTCTGTCTGCCCCTGGCCGGGCTGCTGGCGGCGCTGAACTGGGCGCCGCTGGATGCGATGCAGGTGCAGTGGATTATCGCCAGTGCCCTGGGGGTGCTGACCTACAACGCCATGGCGGTGGCCGCTTATCGCCTGGCTCAGGCATCGGATGTGGCCCTGGCGGAATACTCCGGGCTGCTGTTCGTCGCCCTGTTTGGAGTGCTCTGGTTTGCCGAGGTGCCAGATGGCATCACGGCCCTGGGCATCGCCCTGATCGTGTTGCCCATTGCCCTGGTGTCCCTGGGCAAGCGTGGCTGGCAACGGCTGAGGCGCAGGGCCGTCTGAACAACCGACTGTCACTGCCGGCCCACATGGGGTAGATTACGGATTCTCTTGTGAATCTATTTGAAGTGAACGCGATGAGTATCAATCCTCCTACTGGCAGCGACATTCGCCTGACCACCCATAATGGCCATCAGTTGGTGGTCATGCCCCAGGAGAGCCGGGGGCCCGCCAGGCTGTTTGTCCCGCTGTTTCTCAGTGTGTGGATGGTGGGTTGGGCGTTCGGCTGGGTCAACGCCGCCAGAGAGGTGCTGGCGGGCGAAGGAGGGCTGTTCCTGATGGTCTGGCTGGCAGGCTGGACCCTGGGCGGCGCCGTTGCCGGTTATATCCTGCTCAGAAGCTTTAAGAAACCCGCCCCCGAGCAGTGGCTGCTGGCCAAACCCTCACTGCACATCGATACCGGCCTGCCGCCCATGCGCCATGTGGGCCGTCATGGCGGCCGAGCCAGCTGGAAGGAGATGTTTCCCCAGCGCAAGCGCTTCGAGCTGACCCCATCGGAGATGGCCACCCTGGCCCTCAGAGAGACCGACAGCGGTAACCGCTTGACCGTGGACCAGGGCGCCGAGCGCATCGAACTGGCCCAGACCGCCACCGAAATTGAGCGGGAGTGGCTCTATGAGCTGCTCAGGCTCAACTACCGGCTCTGAGCCTGCTGTCTCTGGCTGAATTGTCGGCCACGTCGGGCAAACCAGAGATAGAAGGGGTTCAGTGGCTTCATCAGGGAGGCGGCGAACCTCAGCGACAGGCTGGCCTTCTCCGGTGACCCCACGCCGAACAGCGGCTTGGGCCGATACTCCAGCACCCGGGTTTCAAGGGCCGCGGCCACCTCTGCGCCGTACAGCTGCTCTATGGCCATCAGTGCCGCTTCATAGCTGCCGACAGCGGGCGCCGAGGTGATCACCTTGTCCTCTCTCACCACCGGATCTTCCTCAGGCTTTGCCCCCAGTTTTGCCAGCAGGGGGATCATGGTGAAGTTGGTGGTGGCGCTTTTCTGCTCCAGCAGGCCGGCACTGGCCAGAAACAGGGCGCCGGCGCAGGTGCCAATAAAGACCTGGGCGCTAGAGTGCTGGCGCTGGATGAATCTGAGTGCGTTTTCGTTGGCGCTGACCCAGGGCAGCATGGCGCCGACCACAACCACATCTACCTCGGGGCACAGGTCAAAGCTCAGGGTGCTTCGAGACCGGTGGCCAAAGATAGAGCGTGAGGCACCCGGCTGCTCCCAGACATAGTGAAACTCTGCATTAGGCAGGGCACTGAATACGTCCACGGCACCGATGATGTCCGGTGAGTAGAGCCAGGGCGGGGAGATGACCGCGACCTTGAGCGGCTGGCTGGGCAGAGGAGGGGACGGTTGGTCGGCTGGAGCGTCATAGCGGCGGCGAGGCTCATACTCCAGAACCAGTTCGGCCAACCGGGCCAGCCAGCGGCCTCGCAGTGCTGCCAGGGCCAGATAGGCCGCTTCCAGGGCGCCGGTGGAGGGGCCGGCGGTAATGAATTTTCCCCACTGGACGGGTCCCTGACCTCTAACCGACTCGACATCGGCATCGGTTAAGGCGGACAGCGTGGTCTCATCCGAGGTGACTCGGGCGCCGGCCATCAGGCCGGCATTGACCAGGGAGATGAGGCCCGAGCCTATGGCGATAACCAGTTTGGCGCCCTTCACCTGCCGCTGCAGAAACCGCCGGACCTCCTCGCGTTGGCCAAAGCCGGGGTCGAGATCGGGAATCACCAGCAGATCCAGGTCGGGGGCGTCGTCAAAGGAGTGCTCCGCCTCAATGGCATAACCGCCCTGGTCGGTGACAAACCCGGCTTGCGAAGAGATGTGGACGGTTTTATTCCCGGGGTGCAGGCCCAGGACAGACTGGGGGCCAGCGACGTGCGCCGGCCGCAGGCCCGGGCCGATGATAAAGCCGATGCGGCAGGTGGTGAACAGCACTGGGGGCTCTCCTTCATGAATCGGCACCGGTATGGCGCCGCTGGCGGCCAGTATCTGTCGCCCGGGTTCGCCACGCCATGACCGCTGGGGGGCGAATGTTCAAGGCGGTACAGTTGAGGAGAAATGTTCCACTTTGTCCCGCCGAAGTGGAGCCTGGACGCGGCAATCAGTATGATTTTCGCTATCCCCACAGAGACAACTTTGGAACGGACATTGGCTGAATCAAGAGGCAAGCGGCAATCGGAGCGCTCGGTCAGCGCCATACTCACCGCCTTCAGCGAGCTGTTAAGCGAGAGGCAGTACCACGAGATCTCCATCGCTCAGATCGTCGAGCGGGCAAACCTGGGCAGGACCACCTTCTATCGCCACTTTCAAGCCAAAGTCGACGCCCTGGTGGCGGTCCATCATCCCAGGGTCAATCGCCTGTTGGTGGGCTTGGAGGACCAAGCCACCTGGCTGGCCGATGAGGCGCCGGCGGGCATGATAGAGACCCTGGAGGCCTTCCAGTCCAAGCCTGGAATGAGGCTGAGCCTGATGCACACCTTCGGCCGCGATGGCGATCAGTTGCTGCGCCGCATGAGCGAGCAGTTGACCTCGGGGATAAAGCAGAGGCTGACTCTGGCGTTTTCCCAGCGCCAGTGGGCGATCCCCAGCGAGATGCTGGCCGCAGCCCTGGTGGCCAACTTTGAGGCGCAAATACGGGTGTGGATCGCCGTCAGGCACCGGCTCAGTGCTAAGGAGTTTGCCGACCAACTGCATCAACTGAACCGTGGCTTGGTGTTGGCGGCCCTGGGGCAGCAGGCGTAGTGGTGTCGAAGATTTAGATGAGGGACTTTTCCATGGCCATCGCTGCCATGACCACCTCGTCGGTCAGTG is a genomic window of Ferrimonas sp. YFM containing:
- a CDS encoding methyl-accepting chemotaxis protein; the encoded protein is MLHTLRRLSISLRLLLLLAMAGSATLAYTWFSLSQQKSELHHAAELSTEHMGQALSSLASGQSDWSDALALPQELNLVALDSGSLKRSDGELSRLLPAPGTLSQIPRGTLQTMERSEVTLWLFPIDNQWLLVGDSRRVDAQMTEVMWDYAIFLVLLAGPVMGIFLLLNQSITAPLTQAILTMEEIARGDGDLTQRLDDRGRDEVARFSTSFNEFTAKIAGLIKVVNKDVADLSASAQQLDTTVAQSNQTAGAMNQEAHSVASAVTEMLAATEEVAGNTAQASDTAAQTQQQVGVCRDAMQQNRTLLQEVSDGIGQTGNTADTLAKDSAQIGGILDTIRGIAEQTNLLALNAAIEAARAGEHGRGFAVVADEVRALASRTQSSTDEIAAIITSIQSGVAQVTDSASSAQEQFQHLASQTDAAGDTLNQVLDRIATIGDMNMQIAAATRQQSQVTSEINQNINNIAELAEASVKANESNASASQSVQGVTDELSHQLRQFKV
- a CDS encoding response regulator; amino-acid sequence: MRVLVVEDSATVAKVLLHLFQQEPGIEVDLAKDFATARELMEHNQYFAALCDRCLPDAPNGEVIEWSLAKGLPTIVLTAQMDEGERNRLQGLGVVDYVIKENRFSYQYAVNLVSRLNRNQAYRVLVVDDSQVARKQVKDLLARHLFQVVEADSADSALMLLATNEFKLMITDYEMPVMNGVELVCRVRERPGGDQLSIVGLSGQEEVSAKFIKYGANDFLRKPFFAEEFYCRINNLIKAWELNQQLWQRANLDYLTGVANRRYLMSQLEDARTQAGQNNQNLSLALLDVDRFKAINDQHGHQMGDRVLQVLARELSQSLERFVIGRVGGEEFAVVMPGLNGDQAWRLIEAVRRKLTSTPLDLGDQKLAVSFSAGLCQAAPEDHTDELLRRADEVLYQAKEAGRNLVLLEEDQ
- a CDS encoding Crp/Fnr family transcriptional regulator; this encodes MTPEVCATLELALGQLGLTAHEVNQLAQAGKLRRLRPGETLSEQGRVPGQFHLLVEGLCHGVYHTESGRHYSKEFYWEGDWVIGYESLLDGIPLPFEFQAITDSTLMALPLDQLSQWRNQRHLAYLTLLETQLLFKERKERLLLLSTPEQRYRHFCEHYPQLLQRLADYQIAAYLGITPISLSRIKSRLNKG
- the cysK gene encoding cysteine synthase A, translated to MAKIFDDNSLSIGQTPLVRLNRVTDGNVLAKIEARNPSFSVKCRIGSSMIWDAEKRGVLTKDSEIIEPTSGNTGIALAFVAASRGYKLTLTMPDTMSLERRKLLKALGANVVLTEGAKGMKGAVAKAEEIRDSDPERYVLLQQFDNPANPAIHEQTTGPEIWEDTDGEVDVFVAGVGTGGTITGTSRYLKLNKGKQVLSVAVEPEDSPVIAQAKAGEELKPGPHKIQGIGAGFIPGNLDLEMVDKVISVSNDDAIAMARRLMEEEGILAGISSGAAVVAVNKLLEEQPELKEKTIVVILPSSAERYLSSALFAGVFTEAETQQ
- a CDS encoding DJ-1/PfpI family protein codes for the protein MLFTTCRIGFIIGPGLRPAHVAGPQSVLGLHPGNKTVHISSQAGFVTDQGGYAIEAEHSFDDAPDLDLLVIPDLDPGFGQREEVRRFLQRQVKGAKLVIAIGSGLISLVNAGLMAGARVTSDETTLSALTDADVESVRGQGPVQWGKFITAGPSTGALEAAYLALAALRGRWLARLAELVLEYEPRRRYDAPADQPSPPLPSQPLKVAVISPPWLYSPDIIGAVDVFSALPNAEFHYVWEQPGASRSIFGHRSRSTLSFDLCPEVDVVVVGAMLPWVSANENALRFIQRQHSSAQVFIGTCAGALFLASAGLLEQKSATTNFTMIPLLAKLGAKPEEDPVVREDKVITSAPAVGSYEAALMAIEQLYGAEVAAALETRVLEYRPKPLFGVGSPEKASLSLRFAASLMKPLNPFYLWFARRGRQFSQRQQAQSR
- a CDS encoding RDD family protein; this encodes MSQHADPRTIITPYAFNIAPKLLNRPLASPWRRGLAIAIDLLMVAILAELPGDLLLAIVLAVGWIRLRGYRIKGKLQTGIFIGFGLWLLFAMINATIQGWPEDTPSVAEPRVEVEQSVELDGICAEGDVGCVLRVIGDVTAKVVGEEFTTEQQMSDYLMERYGLTEAQAQQVAADIMSGDDEPADTPARETSSPEVAVDDATQTLEHAPPQTDEVVDALGTALEKQAEAEDFEADQEPERFSIIGVVKGIIEDLGLGLGWASVYFTVFTAWFHGQTLGKKLLAIRVIQLDNTPLSLWEAFGRYGGYGAGLTTGLMGFLQIFWDPNRQGIHDKISSTVVVDLRAKARKRARAERNKIMANQKELNE
- a CDS encoding TetR/AcrR family transcriptional regulator, with the protein product MAESRGKRQSERSVSAILTAFSELLSERQYHEISIAQIVERANLGRTTFYRHFQAKVDALVAVHHPRVNRLLVGLEDQATWLADEAPAGMIETLEAFQSKPGMRLSLMHTFGRDGDQLLRRMSEQLTSGIKQRLTLAFSQRQWAIPSEMLAAALVANFEAQIRVWIAVRHRLSAKEFADQLHQLNRGLVLAALGQQA
- a CDS encoding GNAT family N-acetyltransferase, whose product is MLTWQLLTFDQLSNNALYDLIKLRIDIFVVEQNCPYPELDNKDRLPGVYHLLGYEDDTLVACARLLPAGVSFDAVSIGRVAMAMSQRGSGAGHRLMDEALTQCQRLWPGEAIEIGAQEHLQGFYGQHGFKAFSEVYLEDGIPHVDMRRVAR
- a CDS encoding DMT family transporter, which encodes MISSNRALWLLIGGNLAAALSDVAVKCLNGEVPPFQYLFIRQLIATLVLLPLWLKLTPAGRQPGPWGIALLRSHLILVGAACMVVAVTHLPLATANAVFYAAPLLMLPLSVWILGERPSMNRVLATLLGFAGVLLVLRPSQFHWAAVFACGTAITLALFNLLVRKLPKGQSPVATVFWTNLLCLPLAGLLAALNWAPLDAMQVQWIIASALGVLTYNAMAVAAYRLAQASDVALAEYSGLLFVALFGVLWFAEVPDGITALGIALIVLPIALVSLGKRGWQRLRRRAV